One window of the Agrobacterium larrymoorei genome contains the following:
- a CDS encoding helix-turn-helix domain-containing protein: MAPKRSPDAIDVFVGGRIRMRRIMLKLSQTQLANELGVTFQQVQKYEKGTNRVGASRLQKIANVLGVPPSFFFNQESEEPVTMAGIGDFTAMSYVSQFLQSREGMALNQSFLKIPDANVRQKIVALVKAMAEMDELVTIAPEGRSSVEVRLNS, encoded by the coding sequence ATGGCCCCAAAAAGAAGTCCCGATGCGATCGATGTCTTCGTCGGCGGACGCATCCGGATGCGTCGCATAATGCTGAAGTTGAGCCAGACGCAGTTGGCGAACGAGCTCGGCGTGACGTTTCAACAGGTCCAGAAATACGAGAAGGGCACGAACCGTGTTGGCGCAAGCCGCCTGCAAAAAATCGCAAATGTGCTCGGCGTTCCACCAAGCTTCTTCTTCAATCAGGAGAGTGAAGAACCGGTCACTATGGCAGGGATCGGCGACTTTACGGCGATGAGCTACGTCTCGCAATTTCTTCAATCCCGCGAGGGTATGGCCCTAAACCAGTCGTTTCTAAAAATTCCCGATGCAAACGTCCGCCAAAAGATTGTGGCGCTGGTAAAGGCTATGGCCGAGATGGACGAGCTTGTAACGATTGCCCCTGAAGGGCGTTCATCGGTGGAAGTCAGGTTGAACAGCTAG
- a CDS encoding sugar ABC transporter substrate-binding protein, protein MKLRLLTATTLLVGASLISAAQGQDKTFKIAFLAASSQNGFNQAIYSGIEKAAKQYPNVTTEIFDGKFSAPTQFAQVEDLTAAKRFDAIILSPNDTVGIATALEDATAAGLKVATTLFPVGPDLKNMQPQIKGLTTTVASDPSIGAKAQAEKIVEYCASKDPCRVVVMMGQLIYPFDNLRYETFKEVLGQHKNIKIVATGEGNYSPDTSLKAMQDILQANPEIDAVLSNADQHLLGVEIALEDAGIDPSSIYLIGGGLNQITIDKIREGKFKASLANFPESMGSSALDAVVKSLKGEQVPVWIDESKLHDIPMIVDKAWLDAHPDFKAEWPG, encoded by the coding sequence ATGAAACTAAGATTGTTGACAGCCACCACCCTCTTGGTTGGGGCATCGCTGATATCCGCCGCGCAAGGGCAGGACAAGACCTTCAAGATTGCCTTCCTTGCGGCATCCAGTCAAAACGGGTTTAATCAGGCGATCTATTCGGGAATAGAAAAGGCCGCCAAGCAATATCCAAATGTCACAACCGAAATCTTTGACGGCAAGTTTTCTGCCCCGACGCAATTTGCCCAGGTCGAGGATTTAACCGCGGCAAAACGTTTTGACGCCATTATCCTTTCCCCAAACGATACGGTCGGTATCGCTACTGCGCTTGAAGACGCCACGGCTGCCGGCCTCAAGGTCGCAACCACGCTCTTCCCGGTTGGCCCCGACTTGAAGAACATGCAGCCTCAGATCAAGGGTCTGACGACCACGGTCGCCAGCGATCCTTCGATCGGCGCCAAGGCACAGGCAGAAAAGATCGTCGAATACTGCGCGAGCAAAGACCCGTGCCGTGTGGTCGTTATGATGGGTCAACTGATCTATCCATTCGACAATCTGCGCTATGAAACCTTCAAGGAAGTCCTCGGTCAGCACAAGAACATCAAAATTGTCGCAACGGGCGAAGGCAATTACAGTCCCGATACGTCCCTTAAGGCGATGCAGGATATTCTACAGGCCAACCCGGAAATCGACGCTGTGCTTTCCAACGCTGACCAGCATCTGCTTGGCGTAGAGATAGCGCTGGAAGACGCGGGTATTGATCCATCATCGATCTATCTGATTGGCGGTGGCCTGAATCAGATTACGATCGACAAAATCCGCGAAGGAAAATTCAAGGCATCCTTGGCCAACTTCCCGGAATCGATGGGTTCGTCCGCACTGGATGCCGTCGTGAAGTCTTTGAAGGGTGAGCAGGTCCCCGTCTGGATCGATGAATCTAAGCTTCACGATATTCCGATGATCGTAGACAAGGCCTGGCTCGATGCCCATCCGGATTTCAAGGCGGAATGGCCAGGCTGA
- a CDS encoding ABC transporter permease encodes MNDSRTIAAKKHGKIFDPIAIVREYGVLIIIALLLIVLTFASNSFLTPRNLLNIVNQSAPLMIIACALTLVIIGGGFDLATGAIFGVAAVSAGWIATNIDPYLAIISGPLIGLMLGTLNGLIITTFNVHSFLVTLATSLVYRGIAILITGGSLIPVRIEQFSWLGRGRIGMVNIAVIVLVVFMIAMMVLLNRTTFGRRVFAVGGNEEAAILSGIRTNLVKTITFAISGAAAGLAGVITVSRLSMAEPQAGAGFELEAIAAVILGGTAISGGAGAIWRSVAGVLLMALIGNGFNILNVNPFFKDLTTGVIIVIAVALAASKPRR; translated from the coding sequence ATGAACGACTCTCGCACCATTGCCGCAAAGAAACACGGCAAGATCTTCGATCCCATCGCTATCGTCCGAGAGTACGGCGTTCTCATTATTATTGCGCTGCTTCTCATCGTGCTGACCTTCGCTTCGAACAGCTTTTTGACACCGCGTAACCTGTTGAATATCGTCAATCAGAGCGCGCCGCTGATGATCATCGCCTGCGCTTTGACGCTGGTCATCATCGGGGGCGGCTTCGATCTCGCAACAGGTGCGATCTTCGGTGTGGCGGCTGTTTCGGCAGGCTGGATCGCCACGAATATCGATCCCTATCTTGCGATCATTTCGGGACCATTGATTGGCCTTATGCTCGGAACGCTCAACGGGCTGATCATTACGACCTTTAATGTCCATTCTTTCCTCGTCACACTGGCAACGAGCCTTGTTTACCGTGGCATTGCGATTTTGATTACGGGCGGCTCGCTCATCCCGGTTCGGATCGAGCAATTTTCATGGCTTGGCCGCGGTCGCATCGGAATGGTCAACATTGCGGTGATCGTACTGGTTGTATTTATGATAGCGATGATGGTGCTCCTCAATCGCACGACTTTCGGCCGGCGGGTCTTCGCAGTTGGCGGAAACGAGGAGGCGGCAATCCTTTCAGGGATTCGGACAAATCTGGTCAAGACGATTACATTCGCAATCAGCGGTGCGGCGGCGGGCCTTGCAGGTGTCATTACCGTGTCACGTCTTTCTATGGCCGAACCGCAGGCAGGTGCAGGTTTTGAGCTGGAGGCAATTGCCGCCGTCATCCTTGGCGGAACCGCAATCAGCGGCGGTGCGGGCGCGATCTGGCGCTCTGTGGCTGGCGTGCTCTTGATGGCTCTGATCGGCAACGGTTTCAACATTCTCAATGTCAATCCGTTTTTCAAGGATCTTACGACGGGTGTGATCATCGTGATTGCAGTGGCGCTGGCCGCGTCCAAACCCCGCCGCTGA
- a CDS encoding helix-turn-helix domain-containing protein encodes MAILKNDQTDRASDDAPDRGSRPHSRSLSTTLRRLRQDGGFSIGELAERSGLAPSTLSKIENAQMSPTYETILSLAHGLDIDVSELFSHKPSTPISGRRAITRKGEGAVMTVGNYTYELLCADIANKKLVPLLTRIEARSVKEFEMLVTHTGEEFVYVLEGCVTLHTSLYATTVLNAGDSCYFDSMMGHALVSTSENPAVILWVCSNVISPLAG; translated from the coding sequence ATGGCGATTTTGAAGAATGATCAGACCGACAGGGCTTCCGATGATGCACCGGATCGCGGATCGCGCCCTCATTCTCGGTCGCTTTCTACCACCTTGCGGCGCCTGCGGCAGGACGGCGGCTTCAGCATCGGCGAGCTTGCAGAACGTAGTGGCCTCGCGCCCTCGACGCTTTCTAAAATAGAAAACGCGCAGATGTCGCCGACTTACGAAACGATCCTTAGCCTCGCACACGGCCTTGATATAGATGTGTCGGAGCTCTTTTCTCACAAACCGTCCACCCCCATTAGTGGCCGCCGCGCAATAACCCGCAAAGGCGAAGGTGCAGTCATGACCGTCGGTAATTATACCTATGAGCTTCTGTGCGCGGACATCGCAAACAAAAAACTCGTCCCGCTTCTCACCCGCATAGAGGCGCGGTCCGTTAAAGAATTCGAGATGCTGGTCACACATACAGGTGAGGAGTTTGTCTATGTCCTCGAAGGTTGCGTCACGCTGCATACCAGTCTCTATGCCACGACCGTGTTGAATGCGGGCGACAGCTGTTATTTCGACAGCATGATGGGGCACGCGCTCGTCAGCACCTCCGAGAATCCAGCGGTGATCCTCTGGGTATGTTCTAATGTTATAAGCCCCCTTGCGGGATAA
- a CDS encoding TfuA-like protein: MKLVFVGPTLPDAVHLVPADVEVRGPAKHRDILAAVNDGATVIGLIDGNFEDVAPIWHKEILFALSQGARVYGSSSMGALRAAECAAFGMIGIGKIYSRYASGERVDDSDVAQIHGPREMNYVSLSEPLVNVFATLDDLSLRRELDHAEYASLRASAELMFFKERTYRAIVANANLPEHSSRERLEVLLRTNAINQKRLDGLKLLDAIAAADDKCVQVPADWTFASTMQWRKIL; encoded by the coding sequence ATGAAGCTTGTCTTTGTCGGCCCCACGCTTCCGGATGCAGTGCATTTGGTCCCGGCGGACGTCGAAGTCCGCGGGCCGGCCAAGCACAGAGATATCCTGGCCGCGGTTAATGACGGCGCGACTGTGATCGGCCTGATCGACGGTAATTTTGAGGATGTAGCTCCGATCTGGCATAAGGAAATCCTATTTGCTCTCTCTCAGGGCGCTCGCGTCTATGGCTCAAGCAGTATGGGCGCTCTGAGGGCTGCGGAATGTGCAGCATTCGGGATGATCGGGATTGGCAAAATTTATAGCCGTTATGCCAGTGGCGAACGGGTTGACGATTCCGATGTCGCCCAAATCCATGGTCCACGGGAGATGAACTATGTGTCGCTGTCCGAGCCCTTGGTGAATGTCTTCGCAACACTCGATGACCTGTCGTTGCGGCGTGAACTTGACCACGCGGAATATGCGAGCCTCAGGGCAAGCGCTGAACTCATGTTCTTTAAGGAGCGGACTTACCGGGCGATCGTCGCCAATGCCAACCTGCCGGAACATTCATCGCGAGAACGCCTAGAAGTGTTGTTGCGGACTAACGCTATCAACCAGAAACGGCTCGATGGATTAAAATTGCTGGACGCCATAGCGGCGGCTGACGACAAGTGCGTGCAAGTTCCCGCGGACTGGACCTTCGCCTCGACAATGCAGTGGCGGAAAATCCTTTAA
- a CDS encoding hydantoinase/oxoprolinase family protein produces MTEKIIRVSTDVGGTFTDLVYFETDPGTGLQTVRTEKSDTTPPDFEMGVLNVLQKADVDITRVDFFAHGTTVVINALTERKGAKVGLITTKGFRDALEIGRGNRPDFFNLMYQKPAPFVPRHLRLEVPGRINYQGQETTPLDLSELGAIVDAFKAAAVEAVAVCLLHAYANPAHETAVLEALRTLWPEVSAVASHQITREWREYERTNTTVLSAYVQPKAARYLEKLEVGLKDKGYRGNLFIMQSNCGVDSVEAVKAIPITMVESGPASGFWGAAELGRIIGEPNVLALDIGGTTAKCSLIENGQVKIKTDYWIERNRTSAGYPIMVPVVDLVEIGNGGGSIAWVDDFDKLHVGPQSAGASPGPAAYGRGGMNATTTDANLVLGRINPDYFCGGSVVADISALNAAMTPLAERLGTSIKDVARGIVRIANSNMVNALKLVSGQPRF; encoded by the coding sequence ATGACTGAAAAAATCATTCGCGTCTCGACGGATGTAGGAGGCACGTTTACGGACCTTGTGTATTTCGAAACTGATCCTGGGACCGGCCTTCAAACGGTGCGAACGGAAAAATCGGACACCACGCCGCCTGACTTCGAAATGGGCGTGTTGAACGTGCTTCAAAAGGCAGACGTTGATATTACCCGGGTGGATTTCTTCGCTCACGGAACGACAGTGGTCATCAACGCACTCACGGAGCGAAAGGGCGCGAAGGTTGGCCTCATCACGACGAAAGGTTTCCGCGACGCGCTGGAGATCGGGCGCGGAAACCGCCCCGATTTCTTTAACCTGATGTATCAGAAACCAGCTCCGTTCGTTCCCCGGCACCTGCGGCTGGAAGTTCCTGGGCGGATAAATTATCAAGGCCAGGAAACAACTCCCCTCGACCTCTCAGAGCTTGGCGCCATTGTAGACGCCTTCAAGGCTGCGGCTGTTGAAGCAGTCGCGGTTTGCCTGCTTCATGCCTACGCCAACCCTGCCCATGAAACGGCAGTCCTGGAAGCGCTGCGCACTCTTTGGCCGGAGGTTTCGGCGGTGGCCTCGCATCAGATCACCCGCGAATGGCGTGAATATGAACGCACCAATACGACCGTTTTGTCAGCGTATGTTCAGCCGAAAGCGGCCCGTTACCTCGAAAAGCTGGAGGTTGGGCTCAAGGACAAGGGATATCGGGGCAATCTCTTCATCATGCAATCGAACTGCGGTGTGGATTCCGTTGAAGCGGTGAAGGCTATCCCGATTACGATGGTCGAAAGCGGTCCGGCCTCGGGCTTCTGGGGGGCTGCGGAATTGGGCCGCATCATCGGCGAACCTAACGTGCTCGCCCTTGATATTGGCGGCACGACGGCGAAGTGCTCCCTTATCGAGAACGGTCAGGTCAAGATCAAAACCGATTACTGGATCGAACGTAACCGCACGTCTGCGGGTTATCCGATCATGGTTCCGGTGGTCGATCTGGTTGAGATCGGCAACGGCGGTGGCTCCATCGCATGGGTAGATGATTTTGACAAATTGCATGTCGGACCGCAATCGGCCGGTGCGTCACCGGGCCCGGCTGCCTATGGGCGGGGAGGTATGAATGCCACGACGACGGACGCCAATCTCGTCCTCGGTCGCATCAATCCAGACTACTTCTGTGGCGGTTCGGTTGTCGCTGATATCAGTGCCCTGAACGCGGCCATGACCCCTCTTGCCGAGAGGCTCGGGACAAGTATCAAGGATGTCGCGCGCGGGATTGTGCGTATCGCCAACTCGAATATGGTGAATGCGCTCAAGCTCGTCTCCGGTCAACCGCGGTTTTGA
- a CDS encoding sugar ABC transporter ATP-binding protein, which yields MKERELAVRVEAVAKSFGGTRILNDIHIDFRVGEVHALVGENGAGKSSVGKIIGGYYSADEGEVFVFGEKVTKYSPREALSRGVAMIHQELQLVPEMTVVQNVFLGQEKSRGGLLIGGDLARFHSLEKTCDFGLDPNVKVAELRIADRQKVEIMRAIARDARVIIMDEPTSSLTEDEARRLHQLIARLKSRGVTVIYVSHFLDHIIANCDRVTIMRDGNVVRTADIDGETKQSLVDGMLGAASEIIWPALPALPAQQTQPVAELRNVRTRAGLQDISMQIRPGEIVGLIGLVGSGRTEVARALFGADEIISGDYFIEGKAQVRLNVRKAVQQGVALVPEDRRKQGLVLTQTTRPNISLATLDRINTLGFLRTGRERARVEEMIRHFGIVPAKIDGDVAFYSGGNQQKVLLSKWAVARPKLLILDEPSRGVDIGARQRIHEFIVEIAREGAAVLLISSELEEVINLSHRGYLMSEGRIFAEEDCRTLTVETALKRIFEIQSRKNPSEEKVQ from the coding sequence ATGAAGGAACGCGAACTTGCAGTTCGCGTCGAGGCCGTTGCCAAAAGCTTCGGCGGAACGCGTATTCTCAACGATATCCATATCGACTTCCGTGTTGGGGAAGTGCATGCGCTTGTCGGTGAAAACGGTGCCGGCAAGTCAAGTGTCGGTAAAATCATTGGTGGATATTACTCGGCAGACGAAGGCGAAGTTTTTGTCTTCGGCGAGAAGGTCACCAAATATTCCCCGCGCGAGGCGCTGTCTCGGGGCGTCGCTATGATCCATCAAGAACTCCAGCTTGTCCCGGAGATGACGGTTGTTCAGAACGTCTTTCTCGGGCAGGAAAAGAGTCGAGGCGGGCTGCTGATCGGTGGTGACCTTGCACGTTTTCATTCTCTTGAGAAGACATGTGACTTCGGTCTCGACCCTAACGTGAAGGTGGCCGAGCTTCGTATCGCAGACCGTCAGAAAGTGGAGATCATGCGGGCCATTGCCCGCGACGCGCGCGTCATCATCATGGATGAGCCAACGTCCTCTCTGACCGAAGACGAGGCGCGACGACTCCATCAGTTGATAGCGCGCCTGAAAAGTCGCGGTGTTACCGTCATCTACGTCAGTCATTTTCTCGATCATATTATTGCTAACTGCGACCGCGTAACCATTATGCGCGACGGGAATGTCGTGAGGACGGCTGACATCGATGGGGAAACCAAGCAGAGTCTCGTGGACGGGATGCTGGGTGCAGCCTCGGAAATCATCTGGCCTGCCCTGCCCGCCCTGCCGGCACAGCAAACCCAGCCGGTCGCCGAGTTGAGAAACGTCCGTACTCGCGCAGGGCTTCAGGACATTTCGATGCAGATCCGACCAGGGGAGATCGTCGGTCTGATCGGTCTCGTCGGCTCCGGCCGAACTGAGGTGGCCCGCGCGCTCTTCGGTGCGGACGAAATCATCTCTGGTGATTATTTTATCGAGGGAAAAGCGCAGGTGCGCCTGAACGTTCGCAAAGCGGTTCAGCAGGGCGTGGCGCTGGTGCCGGAAGACCGCCGCAAGCAGGGTCTGGTTCTTACGCAAACGACACGGCCAAATATAAGCCTGGCGACGCTGGACAGGATTAACACACTCGGTTTTCTCCGGACTGGCCGCGAACGTGCACGCGTTGAAGAGATGATCCGCCATTTTGGCATTGTCCCTGCGAAGATCGACGGAGACGTCGCCTTTTATTCGGGCGGGAACCAGCAGAAGGTGCTTCTGTCGAAATGGGCGGTCGCCCGTCCAAAGCTGTTAATCCTTGATGAGCCCAGCCGCGGCGTGGACATAGGAGCGCGCCAACGCATTCACGAGTTCATCGTTGAAATAGCACGCGAGGGTGCTGCCGTGCTGCTCATCTCTTCCGAGTTGGAAGAGGTTATCAATCTTTCCCATCGCGGATATCTGATGAGCGAGGGGCGGATCTTTGCCGAAGAAGATTGCCGCACTTTGACAGTCGAGACTGCGCTCAAGCGCATCTTCGAAATCCAGAGCCGCAAAAACCCATCCGAGGAAAAGGTTCAATGA
- a CDS encoding Ldh family oxidoreductase gives MTINSFYASEGEPSESKVTTDYDTLRELLRSIFIRVGASSAVAALLSSNCANCERDGALSHGIFRIPGYVSSIRSGWVDPSAVPSVEDVAAAFLRVDAMNGFALPALAAASPLLIEKARRNGIAIAAIRNSHHFSALWPDVETFAEMGLLAVSMVNSFACTVPFDGKKPTFGTNPIAFAAPRGAGSPLVADLATSAIANGDVQIAARQGFTLPPGYGVDRDGKATTDPNRVLDGGALLTFGGYKGSAVSMMIELFAAALTGGKFSYEVDWSDHPGAQTPHTGQVVIVIDPDCGRKTVFAQRVNALTERLMKVGVSRLPGDRRHTSRALSMKNGILLQLADWQRLNDMANQG, from the coding sequence ATGACGATTAACAGTTTTTACGCTTCGGAAGGCGAGCCTTCGGAATCGAAAGTCACAACGGATTACGATACCCTGCGTGAGCTCTTGCGGAGCATCTTCATCCGCGTGGGCGCGAGCTCTGCGGTTGCCGCACTTCTGTCATCGAACTGTGCCAACTGCGAGCGCGATGGGGCGCTGTCACACGGAATTTTCCGCATTCCGGGATACGTGAGCTCGATCCGGAGCGGGTGGGTAGATCCTTCGGCGGTCCCTTCCGTGGAAGACGTTGCAGCGGCATTTTTGCGCGTCGATGCCATGAACGGCTTTGCCCTGCCAGCACTTGCCGCTGCGTCTCCTCTCCTCATAGAGAAGGCACGTCGCAATGGTATCGCAATAGCGGCGATCCGCAATTCGCACCATTTCAGCGCATTGTGGCCGGATGTGGAGACTTTTGCTGAAATGGGCTTGCTGGCCGTGAGTATGGTCAACAGCTTTGCCTGCACTGTTCCCTTCGACGGAAAAAAGCCGACCTTCGGTACAAATCCGATTGCGTTCGCCGCACCGCGTGGCGCTGGCAGCCCTCTCGTAGCCGATCTTGCGACAAGCGCAATCGCTAATGGCGACGTTCAGATTGCTGCGCGTCAGGGCTTTACGCTTCCTCCTGGTTACGGAGTGGACCGAGATGGCAAAGCGACAACCGATCCCAACCGCGTTCTGGACGGCGGGGCGCTCCTGACATTCGGAGGCTACAAAGGTTCCGCCGTTTCGATGATGATCGAGCTATTCGCCGCCGCTCTGACTGGCGGCAAGTTCTCCTATGAGGTCGACTGGTCTGACCATCCCGGCGCGCAGACACCCCACACGGGTCAAGTCGTTATCGTCATTGATCCTGACTGCGGCAGAAAAACGGTTTTCGCGCAAAGGGTAAATGCGCTCACCGAGCGCCTAATGAAAGTTGGTGTTTCCCGTCTGCCCGGTGACCGGCGGCACACAAGTCGCGCTCTATCCATGAAAAATGGAATTTTGCTTCAGCTTGCCGATTGGCAACGCCTGAATGATATGGCTAATCAGGGCTAA
- a CDS encoding YcaO-like family protein, with the protein MPELPEACSSTYSARLCPPEETLGRVASFLPRYGITRVSRLTGLDNVGVPVWSAVAPNARSIVIHHGKGITDADAKVSATMEALERAIAGSPSIDTVTTTQASLELEGRVVDNLAGLIAQGQNDVANDEMLTWVQGRNVLSKAETWVPYEAVILDRTPEAPRFWQSSDGLASGNTLLEASLHGVLERIERDAETLWNIANAEQRLKTCLDPRSLLDPIIDGLITKIESADLKLRLFDITSDIGIACFVAFLGPTSITSRSTSRFIDVTKGSGAHLDPARAAIRAITEAIQSRLTYISGARDDIYPDTFERPLPREILSYMKAEPKPLPSRNTIGLGPMEDMFDTVLKHLKAASIDSVIVVPLTSTDFPFSVAKVLVPDLENPPGERKRRFGARGISKALFSL; encoded by the coding sequence ATGCCGGAACTTCCTGAGGCCTGCTCCTCCACTTACTCGGCCCGTCTCTGCCCCCCCGAAGAGACGCTGGGTCGCGTCGCATCCTTCCTGCCACGCTACGGGATCACTCGCGTATCTCGATTGACCGGTCTCGATAACGTCGGGGTTCCCGTCTGGAGCGCGGTCGCTCCTAACGCTCGTTCGATCGTCATCCATCACGGCAAGGGCATCACTGATGCTGATGCTAAAGTGTCTGCGACGATGGAGGCGCTTGAGCGCGCCATCGCCGGCAGTCCATCGATCGACACGGTCACTACAACACAAGCAAGCCTCGAACTGGAAGGGCGGGTTGTCGATAACCTCGCGGGTCTTATCGCCCAAGGTCAGAACGACGTAGCTAACGACGAGATGCTAACATGGGTTCAGGGACGAAATGTTTTATCCAAAGCTGAAACCTGGGTTCCCTATGAAGCTGTCATCCTGGATCGCACCCCCGAAGCACCTCGGTTCTGGCAGTCTTCTGATGGCCTTGCATCTGGAAATACGCTCCTGGAGGCAAGCCTCCATGGAGTGCTGGAACGCATCGAACGCGATGCGGAAACTTTGTGGAACATAGCGAACGCGGAACAGCGCCTTAAGACCTGCCTCGACCCTCGCAGCCTTCTGGATCCAATTATAGATGGGCTCATCACCAAGATTGAAAGCGCGGATCTGAAACTCCGTTTATTCGACATTACCAGCGACATCGGCATCGCATGTTTTGTAGCGTTTTTGGGGCCGACCTCAATCACATCAAGAAGCACTTCGCGCTTTATCGACGTAACCAAGGGAAGTGGTGCGCATCTGGATCCTGCGCGGGCCGCGATCCGGGCAATCACGGAAGCGATTCAATCCCGCCTCACGTATATCAGCGGCGCGAGGGATGACATCTATCCGGACACTTTCGAGCGCCCCCTCCCACGGGAGATTTTGAGCTACATGAAAGCCGAGCCGAAGCCTCTCCCTTCCCGCAACACCATTGGCCTTGGACCGATGGAAGACATGTTCGATACCGTGCTCAAGCATCTTAAAGCTGCATCTATTGATTCTGTTATCGTCGTGCCTCTGACATCAACGGACTTTCCATTCTCAGTCGCCAAAGTCTTGGTGCCCGACCTCGAGAATCCGCCGGGAGAGCGAAAAAGACGGTTTGGGGCTAGGGGCATATCGAAGGCGCTATTTTCACTATGA
- a CDS encoding ArgE/DapE family deacylase — MELIDLDAKLEDVIETNFDAQVAWLAKLVSFDSVRGNEGPCQEWLATEFSKRGWGLDSFTIADVDIEGKRGFSPVIDADYSKAVQLVATVEAGDLPGRSLILQGHIDVVPPGARELWDRPPFVPHIEDGFMWGRGANDMKVGIAEMVFALDALKKLGYVPDGKVLVQTVSEEECTGNGALATLQRGYRADAVLIPESLNNRLIRAELGSVWFRLRILGKPGHVLNFNRASNAILAAYKYVEDLEKLTKEVNGEAKNHPWFSHIDNPVKFSLGKIRGGDWLGSVPSWCEIECRLSVLPGHPLHEVRQRILNRVEETAKRLGADRVPEHTWIGFQADGHVFEPGSEAEAVLARSHRTVFGSELESFSMTATSDTRQYNLYYDIPALCYGGRGEDSHSPKERTDLASMKETTRVLGLFIAEWCGLKKVDAIG; from the coding sequence TTGGAACTGATTGATCTTGATGCTAAGCTTGAAGATGTCATCGAGACAAATTTCGATGCTCAAGTCGCGTGGCTTGCCAAGCTTGTATCCTTTGATTCGGTTCGTGGAAATGAGGGGCCGTGCCAGGAATGGTTGGCGACTGAATTTTCAAAGCGTGGCTGGGGCTTGGACAGCTTCACGATCGCAGATGTCGATATTGAGGGAAAGCGTGGTTTTTCGCCCGTCATAGACGCGGACTACTCCAAGGCCGTTCAATTGGTTGCAACGGTTGAGGCTGGCGATTTGCCGGGTCGAAGCCTCATTCTCCAGGGACATATTGACGTTGTGCCTCCTGGCGCACGTGAGCTTTGGGACCGACCTCCTTTCGTTCCTCATATCGAAGACGGCTTCATGTGGGGACGAGGCGCGAACGACATGAAGGTTGGCATCGCCGAGATGGTCTTCGCGCTGGATGCGTTGAAGAAGCTGGGTTACGTACCGGATGGCAAGGTGTTGGTCCAGACGGTGAGTGAGGAGGAATGTACGGGTAATGGCGCCCTGGCTACGCTTCAGCGAGGCTATAGAGCCGATGCCGTTCTTATTCCGGAATCACTTAACAATCGCCTTATTCGCGCAGAGCTTGGATCTGTGTGGTTCAGGTTGCGGATACTTGGCAAGCCCGGGCACGTACTGAACTTCAATCGCGCATCCAACGCTATCCTCGCGGCCTATAAGTATGTTGAAGACCTGGAAAAACTCACTAAGGAGGTCAATGGTGAGGCGAAAAATCACCCTTGGTTCAGTCATATCGACAACCCTGTGAAGTTCAGTCTCGGGAAAATTCGAGGCGGCGACTGGCTCGGTTCAGTGCCCTCCTGGTGCGAGATTGAATGCAGACTTTCCGTCCTGCCGGGGCACCCGCTGCACGAGGTTCGTCAGCGAATCCTCAACCGTGTCGAAGAAACAGCAAAACGTCTCGGCGCTGACCGCGTGCCTGAACATACGTGGATCGGCTTTCAGGCCGACGGACATGTTTTTGAACCGGGGAGCGAGGCTGAAGCTGTGCTTGCTCGGAGCCATCGCACGGTCTTCGGTTCTGAACTTGAAAGCTTCAGTATGACGGCCACCAGCGATACGCGGCAATATAATCTCTATTATGATATTCCGGCCCTTTGTTACGGCGGGCGCGGTGAGGATAGTCATTCTCCCAAAGAGCGCACTGATCTGGCCAGCATGAAAGAAACAACGCGTGTTCTGGGATTGTTCATCGCAGAGTGGTGCGGCTTGAAGAAGGTGGATGCAATAGGATGA